The Kitasatospora sp. NBC_00374 genome has a segment encoding these proteins:
- a CDS encoding DUF2182 domain-containing protein, giving the protein MRTVTVEKQPLRTGVLMPAKDLAVAWSLIVVIAALAWVFTVGQARDMGIEPGTMGMALPLFLVLWLAMMAAMMLPSVAPVAVTWARGIGRQSSGGERAVRTAEFLGGYLLVWTAFGLLAYGGLALTGDLVDRDPDTGKWIGAAAFALAGLYQLGPLKYVCLRHCRSPMAQLMRYAGYRPPLRDLRVGLHHGGYCLGCCWALMVVLVPLGVMNVAAMAGIAVVIFLEKLWRRGPLLAQVSGVAFLVLAVLAPFQTWLLPGLTPSIMM; this is encoded by the coding sequence ATGCGTACCGTCACCGTGGAGAAGCAGCCGCTGCGGACCGGCGTGCTGATGCCTGCCAAGGATCTGGCGGTGGCGTGGTCGCTGATCGTGGTGATCGCGGCCCTCGCCTGGGTGTTCACGGTCGGCCAGGCCCGGGACATGGGAATCGAACCCGGCACGATGGGCATGGCACTGCCACTGTTCCTGGTGCTGTGGCTGGCGATGATGGCGGCCATGATGCTGCCGTCGGTGGCGCCGGTGGCGGTGACCTGGGCACGTGGCATCGGCCGGCAGTCGAGCGGCGGGGAGCGGGCGGTACGGACCGCGGAATTCCTGGGCGGCTACCTGCTGGTGTGGACGGCTTTCGGGCTGCTGGCGTACGGCGGGCTGGCCCTCACCGGCGACCTGGTGGACCGCGACCCGGACACCGGGAAGTGGATCGGCGCGGCCGCCTTCGCGCTGGCCGGGCTGTACCAACTGGGCCCGCTGAAGTACGTGTGCCTGCGGCACTGCCGCAGTCCGATGGCCCAGCTGATGCGCTACGCGGGCTACCGACCGCCGCTGCGGGATCTGCGGGTCGGCTTGCACCATGGCGGGTACTGCCTGGGCTGCTGCTGGGCGCTGATGGTGGTCCTGGTGCCGCTCGGGGTGATGAACGTGGCGGCGATGGCCGGGATCGCGGTGGTGATCTTCCTGGAGAAGCTCTGGCGGCGCGGTCCGCTGCTGGCCCAGGTCAGCGGGGTGGCGTTCCTCGTCCTCGCCGTGCTGGCGCCGTTCCAGACCTGGCTGCTGCCGGGACTTACGCCGAGCATCATGATGTAG
- a CDS encoding lipopolysaccharide biosynthesis protein — MRNGRAPLLRRRERRQADGRPGPGPGALLRNGRILAASAVVAAGLGALFWLLAARWFSTEAVGRSYALLSVAMLLATLGSLNLGDVLIRFLPTAGPQGRRFVIRCYIVAAASSAAVAAGFVLLASHITPGLTELRSPLPALLFVLATAAYAIFVLQDGALTGLRSPGWVLVENLIFALAKVVGLAVCVALAVGAGILVAWSAGLVLAVTVANTVVFARALPAARHTTHPHGVPRRHMAAYAAADYAGQLGQVAVSKSLPLLVLARLGAEQTAYYSLAYLVTDTLYQAAYSMGQSLTVEGAAEPDRLAEHARHMLRHTAILIAPATAVAVAAAPWILQLFGTDYAEGGTTVLRLMALSALPNVLFGIAVHVARVRRALLLLAGLQLAFAGLLLMLVLALMPRYGLTGVGAAWLATSCTIALVLAATYHRWLPADPPRRT; from the coding sequence GTGAGGAACGGGCGGGCCCCTCTGCTGCGGAGGCGGGAGCGGCGGCAGGCCGACGGCCGGCCCGGTCCGGGGCCCGGCGCGTTGCTGCGCAACGGGCGGATCCTGGCGGCGAGCGCGGTGGTGGCCGCCGGTCTCGGTGCCCTGTTCTGGTTGCTGGCGGCGAGATGGTTCAGCACCGAAGCCGTCGGCCGCAGCTACGCGCTGCTGTCGGTGGCCATGCTGCTGGCCACGCTCGGCTCGCTCAACCTCGGCGACGTCCTGATCCGTTTCCTGCCCACCGCGGGGCCCCAGGGGCGGCGGTTCGTCATCCGCTGCTACATCGTCGCCGCCGCCTCCAGCGCCGCGGTGGCCGCAGGCTTCGTCCTGTTGGCCTCCCACATCACACCCGGGCTGACCGAACTGCGCAGCCCGCTGCCGGCCCTGCTGTTCGTCCTCGCCACCGCGGCATATGCGATCTTCGTCCTGCAGGACGGCGCGCTGACCGGCCTGCGCAGCCCGGGCTGGGTTCTGGTGGAGAACCTGATCTTCGCGCTGGCCAAGGTCGTCGGTCTGGCCGTCTGTGTGGCGCTGGCGGTGGGCGCGGGCATCCTGGTGGCCTGGTCGGCGGGTCTCGTGCTCGCCGTCACCGTGGCGAACACGGTGGTGTTCGCCCGGGCCCTGCCCGCCGCCCGCCACACCACCCACCCCCACGGCGTACCGCGCCGGCACATGGCGGCCTACGCGGCGGCCGACTACGCCGGCCAACTCGGCCAGGTCGCCGTCTCCAAATCCCTGCCCCTGCTGGTCCTCGCCCGCCTCGGAGCCGAACAGACCGCCTACTACTCCCTCGCCTACCTCGTCACCGACACCCTCTACCAAGCCGCCTACAGCATGGGCCAGTCCCTCACCGTCGAAGGCGCCGCCGAACCCGACCGACTCGCCGAACACGCCCGCCACATGCTCCGACACACCGCCATCCTCATCGCCCCGGCCACCGCCGTCGCCGTCGCCGCCGCACCCTGGATCCTGCAACTGTTCGGCACCGACTACGCCGAAGGCGGCACCACCGTCCTGCGCCTCATGGCCCTGTCCGCCCTGCCCAACGTGCTCTTCGGCATCGCCGTGCACGTCGCCCGCGTCCGGCGCGCACTGCTGCTCCTGGCCGGTCTGCAGCTGGCCTTCGCCGGCCTGCTGTTGATGCTCGTCCTCGCGCTCATGCCCCGGTACGGGCTCACCGGCGTCGGCGCGGCCTGGCTCGCCACCAGCTGCACCATCGCGCTCGTCCTGGCCGCCACCTACCACCGCTGGCTGCCCGCCGACCCACCGCGGCGGACCTGA
- a CDS encoding TAXI family TRAP transporter solute-binding subunit, which produces MPSLSRRAFLTLSVAAMGTVAGCSASEPRGALRLAAGPEGGPYETFGRRLADEVHRTHSGLSVQVLSTAASVQNLRLIGEGRAELGLTLADSAADAIAGRAAFPHPVPTAAIARLYLNYLHLVVPAGSPVLTPDQLTGRTVSLGAAESGTSVMAERVLAAAGVSGIAARQLGLPESVAALRAGQLDAFFWSGGVPTSAIAQLAEQTAIRLVPLDAYEPVLRRAYGPVYESVSIPAGAYGRRGPTRTVGTPSYLVCATALDAGTVRAVTEVLFRRRDSLQVPDAPGSRLDERYAVSTGTVPLHPGAAGYYRAVYG; this is translated from the coding sequence ATGCCCAGCCTCTCGCGCCGCGCGTTCCTGACACTGAGCGTGGCAGCAATGGGCACGGTGGCCGGCTGCTCGGCCTCCGAGCCGCGCGGCGCGCTGCGGCTTGCCGCCGGGCCGGAGGGTGGGCCGTACGAGACCTTCGGCCGGCGGCTCGCCGACGAGGTCCACCGGACCCACTCCGGCCTGAGCGTGCAGGTGCTGAGCACGGCGGCGAGCGTGCAGAACCTGCGGTTGATCGGGGAGGGCAGGGCCGAGCTGGGGCTCACCCTGGCGGACAGCGCGGCGGACGCGATAGCCGGTCGGGCCGCCTTTCCCCACCCCGTCCCGACCGCCGCGATCGCCCGGCTCTATCTCAACTACCTGCACCTGGTGGTGCCCGCCGGTTCACCCGTGCTGACGCCGGACCAGCTGACGGGCCGTACGGTCTCGCTCGGTGCAGCGGAGTCGGGCACCTCGGTGATGGCCGAGCGGGTGCTGGCCGCGGCCGGGGTGAGCGGCATCGCGGCGCGGCAGCTGGGACTGCCGGAGTCGGTGGCCGCGCTGCGGGCCGGGCAGCTGGACGCGTTCTTCTGGTCGGGCGGTGTCCCGACCTCGGCGATCGCGCAGCTGGCCGAGCAGACCGCGATCCGGCTGGTGCCGCTGGACGCCTACGAACCGGTGCTGCGCCGCGCGTACGGGCCGGTGTACGAGAGTGTCTCGATCCCGGCCGGGGCGTACGGCAGGCGCGGGCCGACACGGACCGTCGGCACGCCGAGCTATCTGGTCTGCGCCACCGCGTTGGACGCGGGTACCGTCCGGGCGGTGACGGAGGTGCTGTTCCGCCGCCGGGACAGCCTCCAGGTGCCGGACGCACCGGGCAGCCGGCTGGACGAGCGGTACGCGGTCTCCACCGGCACCGTGCCCTTGCACCCCGGTGCGGCCGGGTACTACCGCGCTGTCTACGGATGA
- a CDS encoding sensor histidine kinase yields the protein MQRRLLVVYTLLIACLVAALAVPLALAYSSHRTGQLLLARRADATRFAELTDRAIRDGDASGLALEVSRYAELYGTAVEIRDRDGTAVAGGGIGDTAAGRRARSGRTTEALALITPFGPSSVLVAEPAGRDDQVSGVVVLRVSTASARRAIDEVWGALALGSVAALGCSLLAAQRLTGWILRPVGELDRTTRAIAEGRLEARIGTVHGPVELRRLEERFNVMADTISAALDRQRAFVADASHELRTPLTVLSLRLENLEPHLTADGQAEYDEALAELDRMAALLEDLLTLARVEADAGLPESVPAGGLPARISGWHELYTAKGLTLTVEIADHSPLPAAVARIADITLDNAAKFVPAGGRVGVSLADRVLRVTDDGPGLDEAARAAALGRFWRAADQGNVPGSGLGLAIAAELARACGGTLALLPNEPHGLVVELRLGRREDPGHP from the coding sequence ATGCAGCGCCGGCTGCTGGTCGTCTACACGCTGCTGATCGCCTGCCTGGTGGCTGCGCTGGCGGTGCCCTTGGCTCTCGCGTACTCCTCGCACCGGACCGGGCAGTTGCTGCTCGCCCGCCGGGCGGACGCCACCCGCTTCGCCGAGCTCACCGACCGGGCGATCAGGGACGGCGACGCCTCCGGCCTGGCGCTGGAGGTGTCCCGGTACGCGGAGCTGTACGGGACGGCCGTGGAGATCCGCGACCGGGACGGCACCGCAGTGGCGGGCGGTGGCATCGGGGACACCGCAGCGGGCCGGCGGGCCCGGTCCGGCCGCACCACGGAGGCGCTGGCGCTGATCACCCCGTTCGGGCCCTCCTCGGTGCTGGTCGCCGAGCCGGCCGGACGGGACGACCAGGTCTCCGGGGTCGTCGTGCTGCGGGTCTCCACCGCCTCGGCCCGCCGCGCGATCGACGAGGTCTGGGGCGCGCTCGCGCTGGGCTCGGTGGCGGCGCTGGGCTGCTCGCTGCTGGCCGCCCAGCGGCTGACGGGCTGGATCCTGCGTCCGGTCGGCGAGCTCGACCGCACCACCCGGGCCATCGCCGAGGGGCGGCTGGAGGCCAGGATCGGCACAGTGCACGGTCCGGTGGAGCTGCGCCGCCTGGAGGAGCGTTTCAACGTCATGGCGGACACCATCTCGGCCGCGCTGGACCGCCAGCGGGCCTTCGTCGCCGACGCCTCGCACGAGCTGCGCACACCGCTGACCGTGCTCTCACTGCGCCTGGAGAACCTGGAACCGCACCTGACCGCCGACGGCCAGGCCGAGTACGACGAGGCGCTGGCCGAACTCGACCGGATGGCCGCCCTGCTGGAGGATCTGCTGACGCTCGCCCGGGTGGAGGCCGACGCCGGCCTGCCCGAGAGCGTGCCGGCCGGCGGCCTGCCCGCCCGGATCTCCGGCTGGCACGAGCTCTACACCGCCAAGGGCCTCACGCTCACCGTGGAGATCGCCGACCACTCCCCGCTGCCTGCCGCCGTGGCGCGAATCGCCGACATCACGCTCGACAACGCGGCGAAGTTCGTACCGGCCGGCGGCCGGGTAGGGGTCTCGCTCGCCGACCGGGTGCTCCGGGTCACCGACGACGGTCCGGGGCTGGACGAGGCCGCCCGGGCAGCCGCGCTCGGCCGGTTCTGGCGCGCAGCGGACCAGGGGAACGTGCCGGGCAGCGGCCTTGGCCTGGCGATCGCCGCCGAGCTGGCCCGGGCCTGCGGGGGCACCCTCGCGCTGCTGCCGAACGAGCCGCACGGACTGGTGGTCGAACTCCGCCTCGGCCGGCGCGAAGACCCAGGTCATCCGTAG
- a CDS encoding response regulator transcription factor, which yields MRVLLVEDDDRLAHALIPALARHGHLVVRVGRADDLLRLKDTAEFILLDLGLPDMDGLEALRRLRRVSTVPVIVVTARTEERDVLRGLRSGADDYLVKPFRTAELVARMNAVMRRGTRPLAAASRAVEVGDTRIDLETRRVTVAGKPLTLTRREFDVLALLAREPGVVRSREEILDEIWGNTLLSASRSLDVHIAGIRAKTGRPQLVETLRATGYRLALD from the coding sequence ATGCGGGTACTCCTGGTCGAAGACGACGATCGGCTCGCGCACGCCCTGATCCCGGCGCTCGCCCGGCACGGCCACCTGGTGGTCCGCGTCGGGCGGGCGGACGACCTGCTGCGGCTCAAGGACACCGCCGAGTTCATCCTGCTCGACCTGGGGCTGCCCGACATGGACGGCCTGGAGGCCCTGCGCCGGCTGCGCCGGGTCTCCACCGTGCCGGTGATCGTGGTGACAGCCCGCACGGAGGAGCGCGATGTGCTGCGCGGCCTGCGCTCCGGGGCCGACGACTACCTGGTCAAGCCCTTCCGGACGGCCGAACTGGTCGCCCGGATGAACGCCGTGATGCGGCGCGGCACCCGGCCGCTGGCCGCCGCCAGCCGCGCGGTCGAGGTCGGCGACACCCGGATCGACCTGGAGACCCGCCGAGTCACGGTGGCCGGCAAGCCTCTCACCCTGACCCGTCGGGAGTTCGACGTACTCGCCCTGCTGGCCCGGGAGCCGGGCGTGGTGCGCAGCCGGGAGGAGATCCTCGACGAGATCTGGGGCAACACCCTGCTCTCCGCCTCCCGCTCGCTCGACGTGCACATCGCCGGCATTCGTGCCAAGACCGGCCGCCCGCAGTTGGTCGAGACGCTCCGGGCGACCGGCTACCGACTGGCCCTGGACTGA
- a CDS encoding MFS transporter: protein MTPAILSTARTPWKAVVGGSIGNLVEWYDWFVYASFATYFAGAFFPHGNPTAQLLNTAGIFAVGFFMRPIGGWLLGRYADRRGRKAALTLTVTLMSVSAVLIAVAPTYRQVGYAGAGVLLVARLLQGLSVGGEYAASATYLTEASAPGRRGFAASFQYVSMTLGQLTGLGLQIVLQHTMSSADLHAYGWRIPFIVGSIGAAVIFWLRRNLVETEAYTEAETDSPAQRGTLRRLLQHKREFALVMALTMGGTVAYYTYTTYLTKYLSNTVGLSKNDAALVSFCALTVFMLLQPLAGALSDRIGRRPLLIAFGIGATLGTVPLMTTLSHTGTFGGALLLTVAALVIVTGYTSINAVVKAELFPTQIRALGVALPYALATALFGGTAEYVALWFKDAGHESGYYWYVSGLAAVSLTVYLTMRETSNTELSAADQPAASVGAAA from the coding sequence ATGACTCCAGCCATCCTTTCCACAGCAAGGACGCCTTGGAAGGCCGTGGTCGGCGGCTCGATCGGCAATCTGGTCGAGTGGTACGACTGGTTCGTCTACGCGAGCTTCGCCACCTACTTCGCCGGGGCGTTCTTCCCGCACGGCAACCCGACCGCCCAGCTGCTGAACACCGCGGGGATCTTCGCCGTCGGTTTCTTCATGCGCCCGATCGGCGGCTGGCTGCTCGGCCGCTACGCCGACCGGCGGGGCCGGAAGGCGGCGCTCACGCTGACCGTGACGCTGATGTCGGTGAGCGCCGTGCTGATCGCCGTCGCCCCGACCTACAGGCAGGTCGGGTATGCCGGAGCCGGCGTACTGCTGGTTGCCCGGCTGCTCCAGGGGCTGTCGGTCGGCGGCGAGTACGCGGCCAGCGCCACGTACCTGACCGAGGCCTCCGCCCCGGGCCGACGCGGCTTCGCGGCGAGCTTCCAGTACGTGTCGATGACACTGGGTCAGCTGACCGGCCTCGGCCTGCAGATCGTGCTGCAGCACACGATGTCGTCGGCCGACCTGCACGCGTACGGCTGGCGGATCCCGTTCATCGTGGGCTCCATCGGGGCCGCCGTGATTTTCTGGCTGCGGCGGAACCTGGTCGAGACCGAGGCCTACACCGAGGCCGAGACCGACAGCCCGGCCCAGCGCGGCACGCTGCGCCGACTGCTCCAGCACAAGCGGGAGTTCGCGCTGGTCATGGCGCTGACCATGGGCGGCACAGTGGCGTACTACACCTACACCACCTACTTGACCAAGTACCTGTCGAACACCGTCGGCCTCAGCAAGAACGACGCGGCACTGGTCAGCTTCTGTGCGCTGACGGTCTTCATGCTGCTCCAGCCGCTGGCCGGCGCGCTGTCCGACCGGATCGGGCGTCGACCACTGCTGATCGCCTTCGGCATCGGGGCCACCCTCGGCACGGTGCCGCTGATGACCACGCTCTCCCACACCGGCACCTTCGGCGGCGCGCTGCTGCTGACGGTGGCCGCCCTGGTCATCGTCACCGGGTACACCTCGATCAACGCCGTGGTGAAGGCCGAACTGTTCCCCACCCAGATCCGGGCGCTCGGCGTGGCGCTGCCGTACGCGCTGGCCACCGCGCTGTTCGGCGGCACGGCCGAGTACGTGGCGCTGTGGTTCAAGGACGCGGGGCACGAGTCCGGCTACTACTGGTACGTCTCCGGCCTCGCGGCCGTCTCGCTGACGGTCTACCTCACGATGCGGGAGACCAGCAACACCGAGCTGTCGGCGGCCGACCAGCCTGCCGCCAGCGTCGGGGCGGCGGCCTAG
- a CDS encoding GPP34 family phosphoprotein, producing MSRGLHLATYLLAFDTRAQSLQDRTRAGFLLRAAALAELAHRGAVVEDTTGRVQVVSAHHTGDSVLDALLIEVGGRPRTWKSWIKRSRDDTLEAVEERLAVLRVVTMADRDPYGPVLPHRTVTMEDPREALDLQTRIADTVRGRTPAEVPFADAVLAALAAHGHLRLVLSRDDRRTHAGRITALTDRLADRAPGLARAVTRLNLTMVAAQGGMGGN from the coding sequence ATGAGCCGAGGACTGCATCTGGCCACCTACCTGCTGGCCTTCGACACCCGGGCCCAGTCCCTCCAGGACCGCACCCGCGCCGGCTTCCTGCTGCGCGCCGCCGCCCTGGCCGAACTCGCCCACCGGGGCGCCGTCGTCGAGGACACGACGGGCCGAGTACAGGTCGTCTCCGCCCACCACACCGGGGACAGCGTCCTGGACGCGCTGCTCATCGAGGTGGGCGGGCGGCCGCGCACCTGGAAGTCGTGGATCAAGCGCAGCCGCGACGACACTCTGGAGGCCGTCGAAGAGCGGCTCGCGGTGCTCCGCGTCGTGACCATGGCGGACCGCGACCCCTACGGCCCGGTCCTGCCGCATCGGACGGTGACGATGGAAGATCCGCGCGAAGCCCTGGATCTCCAGACGCGAATCGCCGACACCGTCCGCGGCCGCACGCCCGCCGAAGTGCCGTTCGCCGACGCAGTACTCGCCGCACTGGCCGCCCACGGGCACCTACGGCTGGTCCTCTCACGAGACGACCGCAGGACCCACGCCGGGCGGATCACCGCACTCACGGACCGGCTCGCCGACCGGGCCCCGGGCCTGGCCCGGGCGGTGACCAGGCTGAACCTGACCATGGTCGCCGCCCAGGGCGGAATGGGCGGCAACTGA
- a CDS encoding DUF4440 domain-containing protein, with protein sequence MSDHDEFLAWVTTALYEAERALHNGDAGPRRTLWSRNEPVSVRGAWRDASGQRAVHRLFDALEAAFSHCTSYEFEIQAYDLSGDMAYTVGREHISASVEGQARTYTLRATQVYRREDGTWKVAHRHADTAPE encoded by the coding sequence ATGAGCGACCACGACGAATTCCTGGCCTGGGTCACCACCGCGCTGTACGAGGCCGAGCGGGCCCTGCACAACGGCGACGCAGGCCCTCGCCGCACGCTGTGGTCCCGCAACGAACCCGTGAGCGTCCGGGGTGCCTGGCGTGATGCCAGCGGCCAGCGCGCGGTCCACCGGCTCTTCGACGCTCTCGAAGCGGCCTTCTCGCACTGCACGTCGTACGAGTTCGAGATCCAGGCCTACGACCTCTCGGGTGACATGGCCTACACGGTCGGCCGGGAGCACATCTCCGCCTCCGTCGAGGGACAAGCTCGCACCTACACACTGCGCGCAACTCAGGTCTACCGACGCGAGGACGGGACGTGGAAGGTCGCCCACCGCCACGCCGACACCGCTCCCGAATGA
- a CDS encoding CsbD family protein: protein MSAGKKIKHTAETAKGKVKETTGKAVGNESLVVKGKAEQVKGDAAQAGQKAKDVLKH from the coding sequence ATGAGCGCGGGAAAGAAGATCAAGCACACTGCAGAGACAGCCAAGGGCAAAGTCAAGGAAACGACCGGGAAGGCCGTGGGCAACGAGAGCCTTGTCGTCAAAGGCAAGGCCGAGCAAGTCAAGGGCGATGCGGCCCAAGCCGGCCAGAAGGCGAAGGATGTCCTGAAGCACTAG
- a CDS encoding HAD family hydrolase, whose translation MAPTALFDVDGTLLDTNYLHTLAWAEAFAQYGHAPAMARIHASIGMGGDQLLGHVLGQERDRSQDGDISSAQQALYARFWPRLRPFDGAADLLRAVAARGWTVVLASSASDRDLRVMRRALDADDAIAAATGADDVEASKPAPDLVHAALDKTGARGDEAVFIGDTVWDVRSAAAAGVPCIAVLSGGWGELDLRAAGALEVYEDAAALLARLADSALARPPSGHGG comes from the coding sequence ATGGCGCCGACGGCACTGTTCGACGTCGACGGGACACTCCTCGACACGAACTACCTGCACACACTGGCGTGGGCCGAGGCGTTCGCGCAGTACGGCCACGCGCCCGCGATGGCCCGCATCCACGCCTCGATCGGCATGGGCGGCGACCAGCTCCTCGGCCATGTCCTCGGCCAGGAGCGTGACCGGTCGCAGGATGGTGACATCAGTTCCGCCCAGCAGGCCCTGTACGCCCGGTTCTGGCCGCGGCTGCGGCCTTTCGACGGCGCGGCCGACCTCCTGCGTGCGGTGGCTGCGCGGGGCTGGACGGTCGTCCTGGCAAGCTCGGCTTCCGACCGGGACCTGCGGGTGATGCGCCGCGCCCTGGACGCGGACGACGCGATCGCCGCCGCGACCGGTGCAGACGACGTCGAAGCCAGTAAGCCCGCGCCCGACCTGGTCCATGCCGCGCTGGACAAGACAGGTGCCCGCGGGGACGAGGCCGTCTTCATCGGAGACACGGTGTGGGACGTCCGGTCCGCAGCGGCCGCCGGCGTGCCCTGCATCGCCGTGCTCTCCGGCGGATGGGGCGAGCTCGATCTGCGGGCCGCCGGGGCACTGGAGGTATACGAGGACGCCGCCGCTCTGCTGGCCCGTCTGGCGGACAGTGCGCTCGCACGTCCACCGTCCGGGCATGGTGGATAG
- a CDS encoding mycothione reductase, whose amino-acid sequence MRHHDLVVLGAGSGNAVIDGRFSGLDVAIVEEGPFGGTCLNRGCIPSKMLAHTAEVADGVREADRFDVDAALGGVRWTEARERVFGRLDQQAADGEQGRRRSGFVTVHRGRARFTGARTLVVEGDRGEVRLGAEQVVVAVGSRPVVPPPVRESGLPYETSDTVMRRPTPPRHLAVLGGGYIAAELAHVFHSAGSRVTVVEQQDTLLAPQDESVSRAYTRIVRDLFDVRTGAALSRLEGEPGHLRLLLDDGSTIEADTLLVAVGRTPNSDTIDADRAGIALRDDGRIVVDAHLRTTAPGVFALGDVCTPVPLKHVANREAQVVAHNLLNPDDPTAISHDTVPAAVFTRPQIAQVGLTEQECRARGLDHVTAIRRYADVAYGWALEDTTGFCKVIADPGTRRLLGAHILGPQASTLIQPLAIAMSLGIDVPTLAGTPYWIHPALTEVVANALLDLNL is encoded by the coding sequence ATGCGACACCATGATCTTGTCGTCCTGGGGGCGGGCTCCGGCAACGCGGTGATCGACGGCCGCTTCTCCGGCCTCGATGTCGCCATCGTCGAGGAGGGGCCGTTCGGCGGGACCTGCCTGAACCGGGGCTGCATTCCCAGCAAGATGCTCGCGCACACCGCGGAGGTCGCCGACGGCGTTCGCGAGGCCGACCGGTTCGACGTGGACGCCGCCCTGGGCGGCGTGCGGTGGACCGAGGCGCGGGAGCGGGTGTTCGGGCGCCTCGACCAGCAGGCGGCGGACGGTGAGCAGGGGCGGCGGCGCTCGGGCTTCGTCACCGTCCACCGCGGCCGGGCGCGCTTCACGGGGGCGCGGACGCTGGTAGTGGAGGGCGACCGTGGCGAGGTGCGACTCGGCGCGGAGCAGGTCGTCGTGGCGGTCGGCAGCCGCCCGGTGGTCCCCCCGCCCGTTCGCGAGTCCGGCCTGCCCTACGAGACCTCCGACACGGTGATGCGGCGGCCGACACCACCTCGGCACCTGGCAGTACTCGGCGGTGGTTACATCGCCGCCGAGCTGGCCCACGTCTTCCACTCGGCCGGCAGCCGGGTCACCGTCGTCGAGCAGCAGGACACCCTGCTCGCTCCGCAGGACGAGTCCGTGTCCCGGGCGTACACCCGGATCGTCCGCGACCTGTTCGACGTGCGCACCGGCGCCGCGCTCAGCCGGCTGGAAGGGGAGCCCGGTCACCTCCGACTGCTCCTGGACGACGGCTCCACCATCGAGGCCGACACCCTGCTCGTCGCGGTGGGCCGCACCCCCAACAGCGACACCATCGACGCGGACCGGGCCGGCATCGCGCTGAGGGACGACGGGCGCATCGTCGTGGACGCCCACCTGCGCACCACCGCACCGGGCGTCTTCGCCCTCGGCGACGTGTGCACCCCCGTGCCGCTCAAGCACGTGGCGAACCGGGAGGCGCAGGTGGTCGCACACAACCTGCTGAACCCCGACGACCCGACCGCCATCAGCCACGACACCGTGCCCGCCGCGGTCTTCACCCGCCCACAGATCGCCCAGGTCGGCCTGACCGAGCAGGAATGCCGGGCCCGTGGCCTGGACCACGTGACCGCCATTCGCCGCTACGCGGACGTCGCCTACGGCTGGGCCCTGGAGGACACCACCGGCTTCTGCAAGGTCATCGCCGACCCCGGCACCCGCCGCCTGCTCGGCGCCCACATCCTCGGCCCGCAGGCGTCCACCCTGATCCAGCCCCTCGCCATCGCGATGAGCCTGGGCATCGACGTCCCCACCCTGGCCGGCACCCCGTACTGGATCCATCCCGCCCTCACCGAGGTCGTGGCCAACGCCCTGCTCGATCTGAACCTCTGA
- a CDS encoding (2Fe-2S)-binding protein has product MISTTETAVTLEVNGTSRELRLDNRRTLLDALREQLELTGTKKGCDHGQCGACTVLLDGRRVNSCLVLAVTADGSTVTTVEGLAADGTLHPVQQAFLDHDAFQCGFCTPGQLCSAVGLLAEAEAAGEALDEPTVRERMSGNICRCGAYPHIVRAVVEVAS; this is encoded by the coding sequence ATGATCAGCACCACCGAGACGGCCGTCACCCTGGAGGTGAACGGCACCAGCCGGGAGCTCCGGCTGGACAACCGCCGCACCCTGCTGGACGCGCTGCGCGAGCAGTTGGAGCTGACCGGAACGAAGAAGGGCTGCGACCACGGGCAGTGCGGCGCGTGCACGGTACTGCTGGACGGCCGACGGGTGAACAGCTGCCTGGTGCTCGCGGTCACGGCGGACGGTTCCACGGTTACCACCGTCGAGGGCCTCGCGGCCGACGGTACCCTGCACCCCGTGCAGCAGGCGTTCCTCGACCATGACGCCTTCCAGTGCGGGTTCTGCACCCCCGGCCAGCTCTGCTCCGCCGTGGGGCTGCTCGCGGAGGCCGAGGCCGCCGGCGAAGCGCTGGACGAGCCGACGGTACGGGAGCGGATGAGCGGCAACATCTGCCGCTGCGGTGCCTACCCGCATATCGTGCGGGCCGTCGTCGAGGTCGCGTCGTGA